One Clostridium cagae genomic window carries:
- a CDS encoding L-lactate dehydrogenase gives MPLNKSKIAIIGAGLVGSTTAFNLITQGVCDEILMIDINKEKAYGEVMDLNHCIEYLNRNTKVVTGEYKDCKDVNIVVITAGPPPKPGQSRLDTLELSAKITESIVNPIMESGFKGYFIIVSNPVDIIAHYVYKISQLPKNHIIGTGTSVDSARLKNFIGELLNVDPRSVQGYSMGEHGDSQMVPWSHVTVGGKSFYAILEDNKDLTGKVDLDKLVLDTSRAGWEVYERKGTTYYAIAAATVAIIKAIMHNENKIIPVSTLLEGEYGEKDVFCGVPAILNHDGVKDVVEIHMTDDEMIKFKNSLNVIRKYTDKII, from the coding sequence ATGCCTTTAAATAAAAGTAAAATAGCAATAATAGGAGCAGGACTTGTTGGTTCTACAACTGCATTTAACTTAATAACACAAGGTGTATGTGATGAAATATTAATGATTGATATTAATAAAGAAAAAGCATATGGAGAAGTTATGGATTTAAATCACTGTATTGAATATTTAAATAGGAATACAAAGGTTGTAACTGGTGAATATAAAGACTGTAAGGATGTTAATATAGTAGTTATAACAGCAGGACCACCACCTAAACCAGGACAATCAAGATTAGATACACTAGAATTATCAGCTAAAATAACAGAATCAATTGTTAATCCAATTATGGAAAGCGGTTTTAAGGGATATTTTATTATTGTCTCTAACCCTGTTGATATAATTGCTCATTATGTATATAAAATATCACAACTTCCTAAAAATCATATAATTGGAACTGGTACTTCAGTAGATTCGGCTAGATTAAAGAATTTTATAGGAGAATTATTAAATGTAGATCCTAGAAGTGTTCAGGGTTATTCAATGGGGGAACATGGAGATTCCCAAATGGTACCATGGTCTCATGTTACAGTTGGAGGAAAATCATTTTATGCTATATTAGAAGATAATAAAGATTTAACGGGAAAAGTTGATTTAGACAAATTAGTATTAGATACATCTAGAGCTGGATGGGAAGTTTATGAGAGAAAAGGAACTACTTATTATGCAATAGCAGCAGCAACAGTAGCAATAATAAAAGCTATAATGCATAATGAAAATAAAATTATTCCTGTATCAACATTATTAGAAGGCGAATATGGGGAAAAAGATGTCTTTTGTGGAGTACCAGCAATATTAAATCATGATGGTGTTAAAGATGTAGTTGAAATTCATATGACTGATGATGAGATGATTAAATTTAAAAATTCACTGAATGTAATTAGAAAATATACTGATAAAATAATCTAG